One part of the Arabidopsis thaliana chromosome 4, partial sequence genome encodes these proteins:
- a CDS encoding hypothetical protein (DUF626) (Protein of unknown function (DUF626); FUNCTIONS IN: molecular_function unknown; INVOLVED IN: biological_process unknown; LOCATED IN: cellular_component unknown; CONTAINS InterPro DOMAIN/s: Protein of unknown function DUF626, Arabidopsis thaliana (InterPro:IPR006462); BEST Arabidopsis thaliana protein match is: Protein of unknown function (DUF626) (TAIR:AT4G29550.1); Has 30201 Blast hits to 17322 proteins in 780 species: Archae - 12; Bacteria - 1396; Metazoa - 17338; Fungi - 3422; Plants - 5037; Viruses - 0; Other Eukaryotes - 2996 (source: NCBI BLink).) codes for MGNGMWKQEARDLVEEPSQSNEKLEDQRPQESSSSIPRHVWANRREEKFDYNKYYIKQRADIAKYGGPHPNIILFGRVGLHCYNLQNGTNLQFLTVHNFDSWITSILSHFISLEAMDPVDNSICEFETHVRYAVENKHCLSTITTGGRIKPKIPEEEDTYFGWNKDLVDDFFKGGMPEWMPEDALTGRDKLQYYEMKDSELEEEKEWLHLYAELALFSKLHAHALESAKPFEMKKIVVRTKANVESKKKVKAENAIFYTSFRTRCGRDCNCIIRRTTDGKRDHFSLEVKCFL; via the exons ATGGGTAACGGAATGTGGAAGCAAGAAGCCAGAGACTTGGTCGAGGAACCATCGCAGAGTAATGAGAAGCTGGAAGATCAGAGACCACAAGAATCTTCATCCTCCATCCCACGACATGTTTGGGCTAATCGG agagaagaaaagtttgaTTATAACAAATACTACATTAAACAAAGGGCTGACATTGCAAAATATGGAGGACCTCATCCAAATATAATCCTCTTCGGTAGAGTTGGACTTCATTGCTACAATCTGCAAAAT GGCACAAACTTACAATTTCTGACTGTACACAATTTTGACTCATGGATAACCTCGATTCTTTCTCATTTCATAAGTTTGGAGGCAATGGATCCAGTAGACAATTCGATCTGTGAGTTCGAAACGCACGTTAGGTATGCCGTTGAGAATAAACACTGCTTGAGCACAATTACAACGGGAGGCAGAATAAAGCCCAAAATTCCAG AGGAGGAAGACACATATTTTGGATGGAACAAAGATCTCGTGGATGATTTCTTCAAAGGTGGTATGCCCGAGTGGATGCCGGAAGATGCACTAACGGGAAGGGACAAGCTGCAATACTATGAG ATGAAAGATTCAGagttagaagaagagaaggaatgGCTTCATCTATACGCGGAACTCGCATTGTTCTCCAAACTG CATGCGCATGCGCTGGAGTCTGCAAAGCCAtttgagatgaagaagatagttGTGAGAACCAAAGCAAACGTGGAgtcgaagaagaaggtgaaggcGGAGAATGCAATCTTCTACACTAGCTTCAGAACCCGTTGTGGTCGAGACTGCAATTGTATAATAAGGAGAACGACTGATGGAAAGCGAGACCATTTTTCTCTTGAAGTCAAATGTTTCTTGTGA
- the EMB1025 gene encoding Pentatricopeptide repeat (PPR) superfamily protein (embryo defective 1025 (EMB1025); CONTAINS InterPro DOMAIN/s: Pentatricopeptide repeat (InterPro:IPR002885); BEST Arabidopsis thaliana protein match is: Pentatricopeptide repeat (PPR) superfamily protein (TAIR:AT5G64320.1); Has 50788 Blast hits to 13881 proteins in 299 species: Archae - 2; Bacteria - 48; Metazoa - 729; Fungi - 797; Plants - 47488; Viruses - 0; Other Eukaryotes - 1724 (source: NCBI BLink).) yields the protein MPKCPIPIRISFFSYFLKESRILSSNPVNFSIHLRFSSSVSVSPNPSMEVVENPLEAPISEKMFKSAPKMGSFKLGDSTLSSMIESYANSGDFDSVEKLLSRIRLENRVIIERSFIVVFRAYGKAHLPDKAVDLFHRMVDEFRCKRSVKSFNSVLNVIINEGLYHRGLEFYDYVVNSNMNMNISPNGLSFNLVIKALCKLRFVDRAIEVFRGMPERKCLPDGYTYCTLMDGLCKEERIDEAVLLLDEMQSEGCSPSPVIYNVLIDGLCKKGDLTRVTKLVDNMFLKGCVPNEVTYNTLIHGLCLKGKLDKAVSLLERMVSSKCIPNDVTYGTLINGLVKQRRATDAVRLLSSMEERGYHLNQHIYSVLISGLFKEGKAEEAMSLWRKMAEKGCKPNIVVYSVLVDGLCREGKPNEAKEILNRMIASGCLPNAYTYSSLMKGFFKTGLCEEAVQVWKEMDKTGCSRNKFCYSVLIDGLCGVGRVKEAMMVWSKMLTIGIKPDTVAYSSIIKGLCGIGSMDAALKLYHEMLCQEEPKSQPDVVTYNILLDGLCMQKDISRAVDLLNSMLDRGCDPDVITCNTFLNTLSEKSNSCDKGRSFLEELVVRLLKRQRVSGACTIVEVMLGKYLAPKTSTWAMIVREICKPKKINAAIDKCWRNLCT from the coding sequence ATGCCCAAATGCCCAATCCCAATCCGTATCAGCTTCTTCAGCTACTTTCTCAAAGAAAGTCGAATCCTTTCGAGTAACCCAGTTAACTTCTCTATCCATCTtcgcttctcttcttctgtttcggTTTCTCCTAACCCGTCAATGGAAGTGGTGGAGAATCCATTGGAAGCTCCAATCTCGGAGAAGATGTTTAAATCAGCTCCCAAAATGGGTTCTTTCAAGTTGGGTGATTCTACTTTATCTTCAATGATTGAGAGTTACGCCAATTCGGGTGATTTTGATTCGGTAGAGAAGCTTTTGAGTCGAATTAGATTAGAGAACAGAGTGATTATAGAGCGTAGTTTCATTGTTGTCTTTAGAGCTTATGGGAAAGCACATTTGCCTGATAAAGCTGTAGACTTGTTTCATAGAATGGTTGATGAGTTTCGATGTAAACGTAGTGTTAAGTCGTTTAACTCTGTGTTGAATGTGATTATAAACGAGGGTCTTTATCATCGAGGATTGGAGTTTTATGATTATGTTGTGAATTCCAACATGAACATGAACATTTCTCCTAATGGGTTGAGTTTTAATTTGGTCATTAAGGCTCTTTGTAAGTTAAGATTTGTGGATAGAGCTATTGAGGTCTTCAGAGGAATGCCTGAGAGAAAGTGTTTGCCTGATGGTTATACGTATTGTACATTGATGGATGGGTTGTGTAAGGAGGAAAGGATTGATGAGGCGGTTTTACTGTTGGATGAGATGCAGAGCGAGGGGTGTTCACCGAGTCCGGTTATATATAATGTGTTGATTGATGGATTGTGCAAGAAAGGGGATTTGACACGGGTGACAAAGCTTGTGGATAATATGTTTCTTAAGGGATGTGTTCCTAATGAGGTTACTTATAATACGCTTATTCATGGTCTATGTCTTAAGGGTAAGTTAGATAAAGCTGTTAGTCTCTTGGAGCGGATGGTGTCTAGCAAATGTATCCCAAATGATGTCACATATGGAACGCTGATTAATGGGTTGGTTAAGCAAAGACGAGCAACGGATGCGGTTAGGTTGTTGAGCTCTATGGAAGAAAGAGGGTATCATTTGAATCAGCATATTTATTCGGTCCTTATAAGTGGGTTGTTCAAAGAGGGAAAGGCCGAGGAGGCTATGTCCTTGTGGAGGAAAATGGCAGAGAAAGGATGCAAGCCCAATATTGTTGTGTACAGTGTTCTTGTAGATGGTTTATGCCGCGAAGGGAAACCAAATGAAGCTAAAGAGATCCTTAATAGAATGATTGCTAGTGGCTGCTTGCCCAATGCGTATACGTATAGCTCATTGATGAAAGGATTCTTCAAAACTGGTCTTTGTGAAGAAGCGGTTCAAGTGTGGAAAGAGATGGATAAAACCGGATGTTCTCGAAATAAGTTTTGTTATAGTGTTCTAATCGATGGTCTTTGTGGGGTTGGGAGAGTTAAGGAGGCTATGATGGTGTGGTCAAAGATGCTCACTATCGGGATCAAACCTGATACAGTAGCTTATAGCTCAATTATAAAAGGTCTTTGTGGTATTGGCTCGATGGATGCGGCCTTAAAACTTTACCATGAGATGTTATGCCAAGAAGAACCCAAGTCACAACCTGATGTTGTTACTTATAATATACTTCTTGATGGCTTATGTATGCAAAAAGATATCTCTAGAGCAGTAGATCTCTTGAACTCTATGTTAGATAGAGGTTGTGATCCCGATGTTATTACGTGTAACACCTTTTTGAATACTTTGAGCGAGAAGTCAAATTCTTGTGACAAAGGGAGGAGTTTTCTAGAAGAGCTTGTTGTAAGGCTCTTAAAGCGTCAGAGAGTATCAGGCGCGTGTACGATTGTGGAAGTAATGCTGGGTAAGTATCTGGCACCGAAGACCTCCACTTGGGCGATGATTGTTCGAGAGATCTGTAAACCAAAGAAGATCAATGCCGCCATTGATAAATGCTGGAGGAACCTGTGTACTTGA
- a CDS encoding Calcium-dependent lipid-binding (CaLB domain) plant phosphoribosyltransferase family protein (Calcium-dependent lipid-binding (CaLB domain) plant phosphoribosyltransferase family protein; CONTAINS InterPro DOMAIN/s: C2 membrane targeting protein (InterPro:IPR018029), C2 calcium/lipid-binding domain, CaLB (InterPro:IPR008973), Phosphoribosyltransferase C-terminal (InterPro:IPR013583), C2 calcium-dependent membrane targeting (InterPro:IPR000008); BEST Arabidopsis thaliana protein match is: Calcium-dependent lipid-binding (CaLB domain) plant phosphoribosyltransferase family protein (TAIR:AT3G57880.1); Has 1196 Blast hits to 1025 proteins in 134 species: Archae - 0; Bacteria - 0; Metazoa - 399; Fungi - 32; Plants - 689; Viruses - 0; Other Eukaryotes - 76 (source: NCBI BLink).) produces the protein MAVNGTGNGTGDGDFSLKETSPNIGNGGVNGGEKLTSSFDLVEAMHFLYARIVRARALPVNDSFVAVKIGSYKGRTKQILNSNPNPEFHETFAFTKTRLQGDILEVVVRNRDNPNEDDIVGKCKFDVAEIPTRVPPDSPLAPQWYRLEDRNGVKIGGEIMVSVWIGTQADEVFSEAWHSDSASVTGENVVNTRSKVYLSPRLWYLRVNVIEAQDLVLLHPNRINPEILIKGFLGNVVVRSRISQTKSVSPVWNEDMMFVAVEPFDDSLILSVEDKVGPREECLGRCEIKLSQVERRVLPGPVPSLWYNVEHIGETGEGRRFAGRIHLRVSLDGGYHVLDESIQYSSDYRASAKLLWTPPIGVLELGVLNATGLMPMKSRGGRGTTDAYCVAKYGTKWVRTRTIVDTFDPKWNEQYTWEVYDPYTVITIGVFDNLKLFGAGNENRLINDSRIGKIRIRLSTLVTSKIYTHSYPLMVLKPDGVKKMGEIQLAVRFTATSMMDMLQKYTEPLLPEMHYISPLSIYQLDSLRHQATHILCINLGRNEPALGRDVVEYMLDVGSNIWSLRRGRANFERLVSFFDGWIDAWKWFDEICKWKSPVTSVLVHIVCLFVVFLPKYCVFSMLLYCFVFGLYRFGLRPRHPPHMDIKLSKADSALPDELDEEFDVFPSSKSGDVLKRRYDRLRGIAGRMMIVLGDLATQGERVKSLLSWRDPRATSLFLTFCFVSCGVICFVSMKLLLTFLAFYVMRHPRVRVFDIPSIPQNFFRRLPSRADSIL, from the coding sequence ATGGCGGTGAACGGTACCGGTAACGGAACCGGTGACGGCGATTTCTCATTGAAAGAGACATCTCCCAATATCGGCAATGGTGGTGTTAACGGCGGCGAGAAGCTGACGTCATCGTTCGATCTTGTGGAGGCGATGCATTTCCTCTACGCTAGAATTGTCCGTGCTCGAGCCTTACCGGTCAACGACTCTTTCGTCGCAGTCAAAATCGGAAGCTACaaaggaagaacaaaacagatcttaaactcaaaccctAACCCTGAGTTTCACGAAACCTTCGCATTCACGAAAACTCGTCTTCAAGGGGATATCTTAGAAGTGGTCGTGCGAAACAGAGATAACCCAAACGAAGACGATATTGTCGGGAAATGTAAGTTCGATGTTGCGGAGATTCCGACACGTGTTCCTCCTGATAGTCCATTGGCTCCTCAATGGTATAGATTGGAAGATAGAAACGGTGTCAAGATCGGTGGAGAGATTATGGTATCTGTTTGGATTGGGACACAAGCTGATGAAGTTTTCTCGGAGGCTTGGCATTCGGATTCGGCGAGTGTTACCGGAGAAAACGTGGTGAACACGCGATCTAAAGTTTATCTTTCACCGAGGCTTTGGTACTTGCGAGTTAATGTAATCGAAGCTCAGGATTTGGTTCTGTTGCACCCGAACCGGATCAATCCAGAGATTCTGATTAAAGGGTTTCTTGGAAACGTTGTTGTGAGGAGTCGGATTTCGCAGACGAAGAGTGTGAGTCCTGTGTGGAACGAGGATATGATGTTTGTAGCGGTTGAGCCGTTTGATGACAGTTTGATACTTAGCGTGGAAGATAAGGTAGGGCCGAGAGAAGAGTGTTTAGGAAGGTGTGAGATAAAGTTATCTCAGGTTGAGAGAAGGGTGCTTCCTGGTCCGGTGCCGTCATTGTGGTACAACGTTGAACACATTGGTGAGACCGGAGAAGGGAGGAGATTTGCTGGGAGGATTCATTTGCGGGTTTCTTTAGACGGAGGTTATCACGTTCTTGATGAGTCGATTCAGTATAGCAGCGATTACAGAGCTTCAGCTAAGCTTCTATGGACTCCACCTATTGGTGTGTTGGAGCTAGGAGTTTTAAATGCTACGGGTTTAATGCCGATGAAGTCAAGAGGTGGCCGAGGAACTACCGATGCGTATTGTGTGGCGAAATACGGAACAAAATGGGTGAGAACGAGGACCATTGTGGACACTTTCGATCCAAAGTGGAATGAGCAGTATACTTGGGAAGTCTATGATCCTTACACGGTGATAACAATCGGTGTCTTCGATAATCTGAAATTGTTTGGTGCGGGTAACGAAAACCGTTTGATCAACGATTCAAGGATTGGGAAGATCAGGATACGTTTATCGACCCTTGTAACCTCGAAGATCTACACACATTCTTATCCTTTAATGGTTTTAAAACCAGACGGGGTTAAAAAAATGGGTGAGATTCAGCTCGCGGTTAGGTTCACCGCGACATCTATGATGGATATGCTTCAGAAGTACACAGAGCCGTTGCTTCCAGAAATGCATTACATATCTCCATTGTCTATATACCAATTAGACAGTCTTAGGCACCAAGCGACCCACATTCTCTGCATCAACTTAGGGCGCAACGAGCCAGCACTTGGAAGAGATGTTGTAGAGTATATGCTCGATGTGGGATCAAACATTTGGAGTCTACGAAGAGGAAGAGCGAATTTCGAACGTCTTGTCTCGTTTTTCGATGGCTGGATCGATGCTTGGAAATGGTTTGATGAGATTTGCAAATGGAAAAGTCCCGTGACGTCGGTTTTAGTCCATATTGTCTGCTTGTTCGTTGTTTTTCTCCCTAAGTACTGTGTTTTCTCGATGCTACTGTACTGCTTCGTGTTTGGGTTATACAGGTTCGGTTTGAGACCGAGACATCCTCCACATATGGATATAAAGCTGTCTAAAGCTGATTCAGCTTTGCCCGATGAGCTAGACGAGGAGTTTGATGTGTTTCCAAGCTCGAAATCCGGTGATGTACTGAAAAGAAGGTATGATAGGTTGCGTGGGATCGCAGGGAGGATGATGATTGTGTTGGGAGATTTGGCTACACAAGGAGAAAGAGTGAAAAGTTTGTTGAGTTGGAGAGATCCAAGAGCAACGTCTCTGTTCTTGACGTTCTGTTTTGTTAGCTGTGGAGTGATTTGTTTCGTCTCCATGAAGTTACTGCTCACATTTCTTGCGTTCTACGTCATGAGACATCCTAGGGTTAGAGTTTTCGATATACCTTCTATTCCTCAGAATTTCTTCAGGAGATTACCATCAAGAGCTGATAGCATCTTGTGA
- a CDS encoding hypothetical protein (DUF626) (Protein of unknown function (DUF626); FUNCTIONS IN: molecular_function unknown; INVOLVED IN: biological_process unknown; LOCATED IN: cellular_component unknown; CONTAINS InterPro DOMAIN/s: Protein of unknown function DUF626, Arabidopsis thaliana (InterPro:IPR006462); BEST Arabidopsis thaliana protein match is: Protein of unknown function (DUF626) (TAIR:AT4G29550.1); Has 30201 Blast hits to 17322 proteins in 780 species: Archae - 12; Bacteria - 1396; Metazoa - 17338; Fungi - 3422; Plants - 5037; Viruses - 0; Other Eukaryotes - 2996 (source: NCBI BLink).), translated as MGNGMWKQEARDLVEEPSQSNEKLEDQRPQESSSSIPRHVWANRGTNLQFLTVHNFDSWITSILSHFISLEAMDPVDNSICEFETHVRYAVENKHCLSTITTGGRIKPKIPEEEDTYFGWNKDLVDDFFKGGMPEWMPEDALTGRDKLQYYEMKDSELEEEKEWLHLYAELALFSKLHAHALESAKPFEMKKIVVRTKANVESKKKVKAENAIFYTSFRTRCGRDCNCIIRRTTDGKRDHFSLEVKCFL; from the exons ATGGGTAACGGAATGTGGAAGCAAGAAGCCAGAGACTTGGTCGAGGAACCATCGCAGAGTAATGAGAAGCTGGAAGATCAGAGACCACAAGAATCTTCATCCTCCATCCCACGACATGTTTGGGCTAATCGG GGCACAAACTTACAATTTCTGACTGTACACAATTTTGACTCATGGATAACCTCGATTCTTTCTCATTTCATAAGTTTGGAGGCAATGGATCCAGTAGACAATTCGATCTGTGAGTTCGAAACGCACGTTAGGTATGCCGTTGAGAATAAACACTGCTTGAGCACAATTACAACGGGAGGCAGAATAAAGCCCAAAATTCCAG AGGAGGAAGACACATATTTTGGATGGAACAAAGATCTCGTGGATGATTTCTTCAAAGGTGGTATGCCCGAGTGGATGCCGGAAGATGCACTAACGGGAAGGGACAAGCTGCAATACTATGAG ATGAAAGATTCAGagttagaagaagagaaggaatgGCTTCATCTATACGCGGAACTCGCATTGTTCTCCAAACTG CATGCGCATGCGCTGGAGTCTGCAAAGCCAtttgagatgaagaagatagttGTGAGAACCAAAGCAAACGTGGAgtcgaagaagaaggtgaaggcGGAGAATGCAATCTTCTACACTAGCTTCAGAACCCGTTGTGGTCGAGACTGCAATTGTATAATAAGGAGAACGACTGATGGAAAGCGAGACCATTTTTCTCTTGAAGTCAAATGTTTCTTGTGA
- a CDS encoding PQ-loop repeat family protein / transmembrane family protein (PQ-loop repeat family protein / transmembrane family protein; CONTAINS InterPro DOMAIN/s: Cystinosin/ERS1p repeat (InterPro:IPR006603); BEST Arabidopsis thaliana protein match is: PQ-loop repeat family protein / transmembrane family protein (TAIR:AT2G41050.1); Has 798 Blast hits to 659 proteins in 152 species: Archae - 0; Bacteria - 0; Metazoa - 137; Fungi - 485; Plants - 115; Viruses - 0; Other Eukaryotes - 61 (source: NCBI BLink).) gives MIRDDLSLSLGIISVISWSVAEIPQIMTNYNQKSIEGVSITFLTTWMLGDIFNVVGCLMEPASLPVQFYTAVLYTLATLVLYVQSIYYGHIYPRLMKNRRNHQMVDVEEPLLREEAKRPSTKSLLCVVSVFLFLGSFNVLSGSRSMDLRGKDRVFVVGGAGARKLLEVSSGNLGENNNIGMWLGWAMAAIYMGGRLPQICMNVRRGNVEGLNPLMFFFAFIGNVTYVASILVNSVEWSKIEPNLPWLVDSGGCAVLDFLILLQFFYFHCRKVEADSVKKKHETGEEAV, from the coding sequence ATGATTCGAGATGATTTGTCACTATCTCTTGGTATCATCAGTGTTATCAGTTGGAGTGTTGCCGAGATACCGCAGATTATGACTAACTACAATCAAAAGTCCATTGAAGGAGTCTCTATAACCTTCTTAACAACATGGATGCTTGGTGATATCTTTAATGTTGTTGGCTGCTTGATGGAACCAGCTAGTCTTCCAGTTCAATTCTACACGGCAGTGTTGTATACTCTGGCTACACTTGTTCTCTATGTTCAATCTATATACTACGGGCATATTTACCCGCGGTTGATGAAAAACCGAAGGAATCATCAGATGGTTGATGTAGAAGAGCCTTTGCTTCGTGAAGAAGCTAAGCGTCCTTCTACCAAATCGTTGCTATGTGTGGTCTCggtgttcttgtttcttggatCATTCAACGTATTGAGTGGTTCAAGAAGTATGGATTTGAGAGGGAAAGATAGAGTGTTTGTAGTTGGAGGAGCAGGAGCAAGAAAGCTTTTGGAGGTCTCTAGCGGTAACTTAggagaaaacaacaatattGGAATGTGGTTGGGTTGGGCAATGGCGGCGATTTACATGGGTGGAAGGCTTCCTCAAATATGTATGAATGTAAGGAGAGGAAATGTTGAGGGATTGAATCCATTAATGTTCTTCTTTGCATTCATTGGCAATGTGACTTATGTTGCAAGCATACTAGTGAACAGCGTCGAATGGTCGAAAATCGAACCGAATCTACCATGGCTAGTTGATTCAGGAGGATGTgctgttcttgattttcttattctgCTTCAGTTTTTCTACTTTCACTGTCGCAAAGTCGAGGCAGATTCCGTCAAGAAGAAGCATGAAACCGGTGAAGAAGCTGTCTAA
- a CDS encoding hypothetical protein (DUF626) (Protein of unknown function (DUF626); BEST Arabidopsis thaliana protein match is: Protein of unknown function (DUF626) (TAIR:AT4G29550.1); Has 118 Blast hits to 118 proteins in 2 species: Archae - 0; Bacteria - 0; Metazoa - 0; Fungi - 0; Plants - 118; Viruses - 0; Other Eukaryotes - 0 (source: NCBI BLink).) codes for MGNGMWKQEARDLVEEPSQSNEKLEDQRPQESSSSIPRHVWANRREEKFDYNKYYIKQRADIAKYGGPHPNIILFGRVGLHCYNLQNGTNLQFLTVHNFDSWITSILSHFISLEAMDPVDNSICEFETHVRYAVENKHCLSTITTGGRIKPKIPEEEDTYFGWNKDLVDDFFKGGMPEWMPEDALTGRDKLQYYEVRFFMC; via the exons ATGGGTAACGGAATGTGGAAGCAAGAAGCCAGAGACTTGGTCGAGGAACCATCGCAGAGTAATGAGAAGCTGGAAGATCAGAGACCACAAGAATCTTCATCCTCCATCCCACGACATGTTTGGGCTAATCGG agagaagaaaagtttgaTTATAACAAATACTACATTAAACAAAGGGCTGACATTGCAAAATATGGAGGACCTCATCCAAATATAATCCTCTTCGGTAGAGTTGGACTTCATTGCTACAATCTGCAAAAT GGCACAAACTTACAATTTCTGACTGTACACAATTTTGACTCATGGATAACCTCGATTCTTTCTCATTTCATAAGTTTGGAGGCAATGGATCCAGTAGACAATTCGATCTGTGAGTTCGAAACGCACGTTAGGTATGCCGTTGAGAATAAACACTGCTTGAGCACAATTACAACGGGAGGCAGAATAAAGCCCAAAATTCCAG AGGAGGAAGACACATATTTTGGATGGAACAAAGATCTCGTGGATGATTTCTTCAAAGGTGGTATGCCCGAGTGGATGCCGGAAGATGCACTAACGGGAAGGGACAAGCTGCAATACTATGAGGTGAGATTTTTCATGTgttaa